The Cytobacillus sp. NJ13 sequence TATCCATTGATCTCTGCTCTTTCACGTCCGCTGATCGCCAAGAAGCTTGTTGAAGTAGCAGAAAAAGAAGGTGCTGTAGCAGTCGCACATGGATGTACCGGCAAAGGAAATGACCAGGTTCGTTTTGAAGTGGCAATCCAGGCTCTAAACCCTGATCTTCAGGTGTTAGCTCCAGTTCGTGAGTGGAGCTGGTCACGTGAGGAAGAAATTGAATATGCAAAACAAAATAATATCCCCATCCCAATTAATCTGGATTCTCCTTACAGCATTGATCAAAACTTATGGGGAAGAAGCAATGAGTGCGGAGTCCTGGAAGATCCATGGGCAGCTCCTCCGGAAGATGCATACGACCTTACCGTTTCTCTTGAAAAAGCTCCTGATACACCTGATACCGTTGAAATCGGTTTTGAAAAGGGTGTACCAGTCAGCTTGAATGGCAAAAGTATTAAGCTTTCCGAGCTTATTGCCGAACTGAATGAGGTTGCAGGCAAGCATGGAGTTGGGCGTATCGACCATGTAGAAAATCGGCTTGTCGGAATCAAATCCCGTGAAGTTTACGAGTGTCCAGGAGCGATGACACTTCTTAAAGCACATAAAGAGCTTGAGGACTTAACGATGGTAAAAGAATTGGCCCACTTTAAACCGGTTATTGAGAAAAAAGTGGCTGAGCTTATATACGAAGGATTGTGGTTCTCTCAGCTTAACAATGCATTAACAGCTTTCCTGAAAGAGACACAAACCTTTGTTACAGGAACAGTCAGAGTGAAGCTGTTTAAAGGCCATGCGATTGTTGAAGGAAGAAAATCTCCTTATTCCCTTTACGATGAAAAGTTAGCAACTTATACTTCCGATGATGAATTTGACCATAATGCGGCAGTTGGCTTTATTAAGCTTTGGGGATTGCCGACAAAGGTGCAGAGCATTGTTCAAAACAGTAAGAAGGTGACAGTGTGAAAAAGTTATGGGGAGGCAGATTCACAAAATCTGCTGAAGAATGGGTAGATGAATTCGGAGCGTCGATTTCATTTGACCAGGAATTGGTTATGGAAGATATAGAAGGGAGCATGGCCCACGTTGCCATGCTTTCTAAAACAGGAATCATCACTGAGGACGATGCTCAAAAAATCAAAACAGGCCTTCAGCAGCTAAAAGAGAAAGCTGCCAAGGATGAACTGGATTACTCAGTAAAACTTGAAGATATTCATTTAAATCTTGAGAGTCATTTGACCGAACTGTCTGGGCCTGTCGGCGGTAAACTTCATACCGCAAGAAGCCGAAATGACCAGGTGGCAACAGACATGCATTTATACCTGCGCAAGCAGGTGGAGCAGATTGTTGAATTGATTCAGGAAATGCAGGAAGAGTTAATCATCCAGGCTGAAAATAATGTGGAAACCATCATGCCGGGCTATACGCATTTGCAGCGGGCACAGCCGATCTCTTTCGGTCATCATCTAATGGCTTATTTCTGGATGCTTGAGAGAGACAAAGAGCGATTTTCTGAAAGCTTAAAAAGAATCAATCTATCTCCGCTTGGAGCAGGGGCTCTGGCAGGAACCACTTTCCCAATCGACCGTGAGTATACCGCGGACCTTCTCGGATTTGAAGGCATCTATGAAAACAGCCTGGATGCAGTCAGTGACAGAGACTTTATTCTTGAGTTTTTATCCTCAAGCTCAATCCTGATGATGCATCTGTCACGTTTAAGCGAAGAATTCATCCTTTGGTCAAGCCAGGAGTTTCAATTCATTGAACTGGACGACAGCTTTGCAACCGGCAGCAGCATTATGCCGCAAAAGAAGAATCCGGATATGGCGGAACTCATCCGCGGTAAAACGGGACGTGTATACGGTAACCTTATGGGGCTGCTGACAGTACTAAAGGGTCTGCCGCTAGCCTATAATAAAGATATGCAGGAAGATAAGGAAGGGATGTTTGATACTGTAAAGACAGTCACAGGTTCACTGAAAATCTTTGCAGGAATGATCCGCACCATGAAGGTTAAAACAGAGCAGATGGAAAAAGCGACTAAAAATGATTTTTCCAATGCTACTGAATTGGCGGATTATCTATCTGATAAAGGCATTCCATTCAGAGAAGCACATGAGATTGTCGGGAAACTGGTCCTTGTCTGTGTACAAAAGGGATGCTTCCTTGGAGATTTGCCGCTTGAAGATTTCAAGAACGCCCATTCATTGTTTGAAGAAGATATTTATGAAGTACTGGATCCCTATACAGCTGTCAAAAGAAGAAATAGTGCAGGCGGAACGGGATTTAAACAAGTAAGCATCGCGATTGAAAAAGCGAAGGAATCTCTCAGCATTAAAGAGTATGTCAATAAAGAATAGAAAAATGGCGCTGCAGCAGGCAGCGCCATTTTTCTATTCTTCATCTTCTTTATCCGTTCTGACAACGAGGACATCACAGCGGGCATATCGGGTAATATGTTCAGATACACTGCCGATGATGAAACGTTCAACTGCGTTCATGCCTGTTGCACCGCAAATGATCAGGTCGACGTTGTGCTTTCTTGCAATATCTTTTGGAACCTTCACTTTTGGGGAACCATAATCGACTTCATATGTTACATTCTCGATGCCTGCTTCCATTGCCGTTCTTTTGTATTTTTCCATTAATTCGGTTGCGAAACGGTCAGCTCTTTCAGCTATCGTGCGGTCATAGGCTTCAACCGTAGCAAAGGTGCGGGTATCAATGATATGTGCCAATACAAGAGAAGCATTATTGCGCTTCGCAATTTCAATTGCCTTTTTAAAAGCCCATTCTGCTTCCGTTGAACCATCTACAGCGACTAATATGTTTTTATACTTCATGCCCATTTGAATCTCCTCCTTTACCTATATTATACAGCTGTTAAATCTGAATATCTGTAACAAAAAATCGAACAATAGTAAGGCTGATGAAAATTTATTAAAGGAGCAGATGAAAATGGAAAAGAGAGAACCGAAAGCAGGGTCCGCGTATTTTTTTGATGAGCAGGGTACAAATGAAGTAAGCGCACAAATCATGAATGCTTATAACAGCGGTGTTATTGATCAGCCGAATGCCGAGTTTGACATGGAAGCTCATGAACGGAATGAAGGCAATCCGCAATAAGAAAGCAAGCTCTCATAAATTAATGAGAGCTTTTTTAATGAGGATTTGGCAATACCGGGTAAAGATAAAAAATGGGCAAAGCTATTGTATACTTTTCCCTCAAATAGCCATATAAAGATAATAGGTATATCATTTAAAATACGGAGGTATGCAGAATGCGCATCGGGGTTCCAAAGGAAGTAAAAAACAATGAAAACAGGGTTGCTATGACCCCTGCTGGTGTTATGAACCTCATCCAATTTGGACATGAAGTCTATATCGAAGCTGATGCCGGGACTGGTTCCGGTTTTTCGGATAACGACTATATGGGTGCGGGTGCACATATTGTTCAAACTGCAGAAGAGGCATGGTCAATGGATATGGTCATGAAGGTAAAAGAGCCGTTACCGGGCGAATATGTATATTTTCGGGAAGGGTTAATTCTCTTTACATATCTGCATTTGGCTGCTGAACCTGATTTGACAAGTGCTTTAATTGATAAGAAAGTAGCGGGCATCGCATATGAAACAGTCCAGCTTCCCAACCGGACATTGCCTCTATTGACTCCTATGAGTGAAGTGGCCGGGAGAATGGCAGCTCAGGTAGGAGCTCAATTTTTAGAAAAAATACATGGAGGGAAAGGAATCCTGCTATCGGGGGTACCAGGGGTGCACCGGGGAAATGTTACCATTATCGGCGGCGGGGTTGCTGGAACCAATGCGGCAAAAATGGCAATAGGCCTTGGGGCAAAGGTGACTATGATCGATTTGAATCCAGACCGCCTTAGGCAGCTTGATGATATCTTCGGAAAAGAAATAACAACATTAATCTCAAATCCTTACAATATAGCTGAAGCTGTTAAGGATTCAGACCTCGTAATTGGAGCTGTCCTGATTCCGGGTGCAAAAGCTCCTAAGCTTGTCACAGAGGAAATGATCAAAACGATGAGCCCTGGTTCTGTTATCGTGGATATCGCAATCGATCAGGGAGGGATTTTTGAAACAACTGATCGAATTACTACCCATGACAATCCCACATATGAAAAACATGGCGTAGTTCATTATGCGGTAGCTAATATGCCGGGAGCAGTTCCCAGGACATCAACTCTTGCACTGACCAACGTGACGGTGCCTTATGCAGTACAAATTGCGAATAAAGGCTACAAGCAGGCATGTCTGGATAATGAGGCTTTATTAAAGGGAGTTAATACATTAAATGGCTATGTGACATACAAGGCGGTAGCGGAGGCCCATAACCTTGACTATTCAGATACGGGAACACAATTGGAACAGCAATAGGAAAAGCGGAAGGTACCCGCTTATCGGCGCCTGGAGCTTGACACTTATCTAAATTCGAATTTTTTTCAAAGAAAAATCCGGGGCTGAATAGCTCCGGATTTTCTGTGGAATTTTTTCTAATTTCTATTTAATAACCTGAAGCTCTTTAGGGAACTTGGTTAAAATTTCAACTCCGTCTGCTGTTACAGCAAGGTCATCTTCAATCCGCACTCCGGCAACACCTGGGACATAGATTCCCGGCTCGATGGTGAAGACCATTCCTTCTTCAAGCAAAAGTGAGTTTGTTTCTGTTAATGAAGGATATTCATGAACGCTCACACCAAGTCCATGGCCCAATCGATGCGGAAAAAATTCGCCGTAGCCGGCTTCTGCTATCAGGTTTCTTGCTGTCAGGTCAATATCTGCGCAAGTAACTCCCGGCTTGCTCGCTTCCACAGCTGCAAGCTGAGCTTTTAATACCGTATCATAAATTTCTTTTTGTTTATCATTGATATCACCGTAAGCCACAGTTCTAGTAATATCTGAGCAGTAGCCATTCCAGACAACTCCGAGGTCAAATAGGACTAAATCCCCTTTTTGAATCTTCGTCACTCCTGGTGTCCCATGAGGAGAAGCTCCGTTAGCCCCCGTCAGGACCATGGTAGAGAAAGACATTTCGTTAACGCCTTTTTTCTTTAGTGCATATTCTACAGCAGCTAGAACATCCAGTTCAGTTTTTCCTTCCTGAATCTCGGCACAGCCTGTTTCAATCGCAAAATCGGCCAGTGCGCATGCTTCGCGAATGATTTCCAATTCTTTTTCATCTTTAACCATCCGAAGCTGACGAAGCTTTTCTTCTGCCGAAGCGAATGAAGCGCCGCTGAACAGTTCAGAGATGGCTTCATACCTCTCTACATTCATATGCTCTTTTTCGATTGCTGCTTTATTTACATTCCCAATTCTTTTATGTATGGATGTCTGGATAAATTCCCAAGGGTTCTGAATATCGCTGTAGCCAATAATTTCTTGGCTCCAGCCGGCTTTTTTTGCATCTTCTTTTTCCATGGCCGGACATACGAGGAAAGGATCTTCTTCCTGGAAAACAGCCAGTCCAAGCAAGCGTTCATGAGGGTCGCTTAAAAAGCCGCTTAAATAAAAAACATTATCCGGTGATGTTACAAAGGTAACTTGTATATCATTTTCCTTCATCCATTGTGTCAGTTTCTGCAATCTGTTATTCA is a genomic window containing:
- a CDS encoding universal stress protein; the encoded protein is MGMKYKNILVAVDGSTEAEWAFKKAIEIAKRNNASLVLAHIIDTRTFATVEAYDRTIAERADRFATELMEKYKRTAMEAGIENVTYEVDYGSPKVKVPKDIARKHNVDLIICGATGMNAVERFIIGSVSEHITRYARCDVLVVRTDKEDEE
- the argH gene encoding argininosuccinate lyase yields the protein MKKLWGGRFTKSAEEWVDEFGASISFDQELVMEDIEGSMAHVAMLSKTGIITEDDAQKIKTGLQQLKEKAAKDELDYSVKLEDIHLNLESHLTELSGPVGGKLHTARSRNDQVATDMHLYLRKQVEQIVELIQEMQEELIIQAENNVETIMPGYTHLQRAQPISFGHHLMAYFWMLERDKERFSESLKRINLSPLGAGALAGTTFPIDREYTADLLGFEGIYENSLDAVSDRDFILEFLSSSSILMMHLSRLSEEFILWSSQEFQFIELDDSFATGSSIMPQKKNPDMAELIRGKTGRVYGNLMGLLTVLKGLPLAYNKDMQEDKEGMFDTVKTVTGSLKIFAGMIRTMKVKTEQMEKATKNDFSNATELADYLSDKGIPFREAHEIVGKLVLVCVQKGCFLGDLPLEDFKNAHSLFEEDIYEVLDPYTAVKRRNSAGGTGFKQVSIAIEKAKESLSIKEYVNKE
- a CDS encoding argininosuccinate synthase, with product MSQNKVVLAYSGGLDTSVAVKWLQDQGYAVVACCLDVGEGKDLNFIQKKALTVGAVQSYVIDAKEEFANEYALIALQAHALYENKYPLISALSRPLIAKKLVEVAEKEGAVAVAHGCTGKGNDQVRFEVAIQALNPDLQVLAPVREWSWSREEEIEYAKQNNIPIPINLDSPYSIDQNLWGRSNECGVLEDPWAAPPEDAYDLTVSLEKAPDTPDTVEIGFEKGVPVSLNGKSIKLSELIAELNEVAGKHGVGRIDHVENRLVGIKSREVYECPGAMTLLKAHKELEDLTMVKELAHFKPVIEKKVAELIYEGLWFSQLNNALTAFLKETQTFVTGTVRVKLFKGHAIVEGRKSPYSLYDEKLATYTSDDEFDHNAAVGFIKLWGLPTKVQSIVQNSKKVTV
- a CDS encoding Xaa-Pro peptidase family protein, yielding MNNRLQKLTQWMKENDIQVTFVTSPDNVFYLSGFLSDPHERLLGLAVFQEEDPFLVCPAMEKEDAKKAGWSQEIIGYSDIQNPWEFIQTSIHKRIGNVNKAAIEKEHMNVERYEAISELFSGASFASAEEKLRQLRMVKDEKELEIIREACALADFAIETGCAEIQEGKTELDVLAAVEYALKKKGVNEMSFSTMVLTGANGASPHGTPGVTKIQKGDLVLFDLGVVWNGYCSDITRTVAYGDINDKQKEIYDTVLKAQLAAVEASKPGVTCADIDLTARNLIAEAGYGEFFPHRLGHGLGVSVHEYPSLTETNSLLLEEGMVFTIEPGIYVPGVAGVRIEDDLAVTADGVEILTKFPKELQVIK
- the ald gene encoding alanine dehydrogenase, whose translation is MRIGVPKEVKNNENRVAMTPAGVMNLIQFGHEVYIEADAGTGSGFSDNDYMGAGAHIVQTAEEAWSMDMVMKVKEPLPGEYVYFREGLILFTYLHLAAEPDLTSALIDKKVAGIAYETVQLPNRTLPLLTPMSEVAGRMAAQVGAQFLEKIHGGKGILLSGVPGVHRGNVTIIGGGVAGTNAAKMAIGLGAKVTMIDLNPDRLRQLDDIFGKEITTLISNPYNIAEAVKDSDLVIGAVLIPGAKAPKLVTEEMIKTMSPGSVIVDIAIDQGGIFETTDRITTHDNPTYEKHGVVHYAVANMPGAVPRTSTLALTNVTVPYAVQIANKGYKQACLDNEALLKGVNTLNGYVTYKAVAEAHNLDYSDTGTQLEQQ